Proteins co-encoded in one Gossypium arboreum isolate Shixiya-1 chromosome 11, ASM2569848v2, whole genome shotgun sequence genomic window:
- the LOC128284194 gene encoding fimbrin-1-like — protein MSRFEGVTVSDRALQNQFMPIEFRNLKTKFVSVKNKDGKVKVGDLPPLMVKLKALSSAFTEDEIKQKLGESYDDMSNEIDFETFLREYLNLQGQAKEKSGGQKNSSSVLKTSSATTLVESEKATYVRHINIYLADDPFLKQFLPMDPASNDLFNLAKDGVLLCKLINVAVSGTIDERAINTKKVLNLWERNENHTLALNSAKAIGCTVVNIGTQDLVEGRPTLLLGLISQIIKIQLLADLNLKKTPQLVEVLDDGNGDIEELMALAPEKVLLKWMNFHLKKGGYEKTVTNFSSDVKDAKAYAFLLNVLAPEYCNPLTLDTKDATERAKLVLDHAERMGCKRYLSPEDIVEGWTNLNLAFVAQIFHERNGLSVDSKKISFAERITDDVQLSRDERCFRLWMNSLGVENYVNNVFEDVRNGWVLLEVLDKVAPGSVNWKQATKPPIKFPFRKVENCNQVVMIGEMLKFSIVNLGGNDIVQGNKKLIIAFLWQLMRYNMLQLLKSLRSRSRGKDITDSYIINWANRKIKSTGRSRQIESFKDKSISSGLFFLELLSAVEPRVVNWNLVTKGESDEEKKLNATYIISVARKIGCSIFLLPEDIMEVNQKMMLTLTASIMYWCLQNSTEECETSNGYSSTYASDASSPAPSVNGEDESSSLCSEVPSLTIDDAAPDVTVSSSQFENGESTTVE, from the exons ATGTCTAGATTTGAGGGTGTTACGGTCTCTGACCGAGCGCTTCAAAACCAATTCATGCCTATTGAGTTTCGTAACCTTAAAACCAAG TTTGTTTCGGTAAAGAACAAAGATGGTAAAGTTAAAGTTGGAGATTTGCCACCCTTGATGGTGAAATTGAAGGCTCTCAGTTCTGCATTTACCGAGGACGAGATTAAGCAGAAATTGGGTGAATCCTATGATGACATGAGCAATGAGATTGATTTCGAAACATTCCTCCGG GAGTATTTAAATTTGCAAGGTCAGGCTAAGGAAAAATCGGGTGGTCAAAAGAATTCATCATCTGTCCTAAAGACATCCTCAGCCACTACACTTGTTGAATCAGAAAAAGCCACTTATGTTAGACACATAAACATCTATCTTGCAGATGATCCATTTTTAAAGCAGTTTCTTCCGATGGATCCAGCTTCCAATGACCTTTTCAATCTTGCAAAAGATGGAGTACTTTTAtg TAAGCTTATCAATGTTGCTGTGTCGGGAACAATAGATGAACGAGCTATTAACACGAAAAAGGTACTTAACCTATGGGAGAGGAATGAGAACCATactctagctctcaactctgcaaAGGCTATTGGCTGCACCGTGGTAAACATTGGCACCCAGGACTTGGTTGAAGGAAGG CCTACTCTCTTACTTGGTTTGATCTCCCAAATTATAAAG ATTCAACTGTTGGCTGATCTCAACCTTAAGAAGACACCCCAGCTTGTAGAAGTGCTGGATGATGGCAATGGA GATATTGAGGAACTTATGGCGTTAGCTCCTGAGAAGGTTCTACTAAAATGGATGAATTTCCATTTAAAGAAAGGAGGCTACGAGAAAACTGTTACAAATTTTTCTTCAGATGTGAAG GATGCAAAAGCTTATGCTTTCCTGCTTAATGTTCTAGCACCGGAGTACTGCAATCCGTTGACCCTTGATACTAAGGATGCTACCGAAAGGGCTAAATTGGTACTTGACCATGCAGAGAGAATGGGATGTAAACGGTATTTAAGCCCAGAAGACATAGTTGAGGGGTGGACGAATTTGAATCTTGCATTTGTAGCTCAAATCTTCCATGAAAG GAATGGCCTGAGTGTAGATAGCAAAAAGATTTCTTTTGCAGAAAGGATAACAGATGATGTGCAACTTTCCAGAGATGAGAGATGTTTCCGACTATGGATGAATAGTCTTGGAGTTGAGAATTATGTTAATAACGTCTTTGAGGATGTCAGAAACGG ATGGGTACTTTTAGAGGTGCTTGATAAGGTTGCTCCTGGATCAGTCAACTGGAAGCAAGCAACAAAACCTCCAATTAAGTTTCCATTTAGAAAGGTGGAAAATTGCAATCAAGTGGTAATGATCGGGGAGATGTTGAAATTTTCCATTGTGAATCTTGGTGGAAATGATATAGTGCAAGGAAATAAAAAACTCATAATAG CTTTCTTATGGCAATTGATGAGGTACAATATGCTTCAACTTTTGAAGAGTTTGAGATCTCGCTCCCGAGGGAAGGATATAACTGATTCCTACATCATAAATTGGGCAAACAGGAAAATCAAAAGCACCGGAAGATCCCGTCAAATAGAAAGCTTCAAG GATAAGAGCATTTCGAGTGGACTGTTCTTCCTTGAACTTCTAAGTGCTGTGGAGCCAAGAGTGGTCAACTGGAACCTTGTAACCAAGGGTGAAAGTG atgaagagaagaagttgAATGCAACATATATCATAAGTGTGGCTCGTAAGATTGGATGCTCCATCTTCTTGTTGCCTGAAGACATCATGGAG GTAAACCAGAAGATGATGCTCACTTTAACAGCCAGCATTATGTACTGGTGCCTTCAGAACTCAACGGAAGAGTGCGAGACCAGTAATGGTTACAGTAGTACTTATGCATCAGATGCATCTTCTCCTGCACCATCAGTTAATGGTGAAGATGAAAGTTCCTCACTATGTAGTGAAGTCCCGAGCTTAACCATTGACGACGCTGCCCCAGACGTTACGGTCTCATCATCTCAGTTCGAGAATGGAGAAAGTACTACTGTTGAGTAA
- the LOC108477919 gene encoding DNA topoisomerase 1 alpha-like isoform X1: protein MAVEAPAKHVFDFDDDDDDGPVVFKRNNTLSSKQNQLNSEVKKASSQRSDGHSGSLASYVQASNGQSSNSQKNKAIPSSKSLPVRSPILSPKASTSSARTSPVKSPVANFKTPASLNDHSKQALKQHKCNVVKEEKSPIKGATETNSDDDDDLQPLSARLKGISNQGTKGASTSSTSQSHRLVPKTEIKGSTKDPDDEAPLPVRFNMKSSAGTSSSKLYDSDEKKPLASNGEQNGSTVKGKQEKSSMLSGKRPLDKGNSLDQSSAKKPKISDTSTAMKSKQLAVKAEKADEDDDDDIPISQRIKKSTPTNSKTSSMKQKAAKVVSSSLKKLNRKSKKEFKNSKYIKSTKVSPSSGDGQKKWSTLVHNGVIFPPPYKLHGIKLLYDGRPIDLTPEQEEVATMFAVMKDTDYMNKPQFKKNFWEDWSKLLGKNHTIKDLDKCDFTPIYEWHLQEKEKKKQMSSEEKKALKEEKLKQEEKYMWAIVDGVREKVGNFRVEPPGLFRGRGEHPKMGKLKKRIRPSDITINIGKNAPIPECPIPGESWKDIKHDNTVTWLAFWNDPINPKEFKYVFLAASSSLKGQSDKEKYEKARMLKEYIRNIRAAYTKDFTSKDVTKRQIAVATYLIDKLALRAGNDKDDDEADTVGCCTLKVGNVECIPPNKLKFDFLGKDSIQYVNTVEVELPVYNAIGQFQTGKSKSDDLFDKLDTSKLNAHLKELMPGLTAKVFRTYNASITLDEMLNKETKDGDVAEKVVIYQRANKEVAIICNHQRSISKSHSAQMSRLTEKITELKGVLKELKIDLDRAKKGKPPLKDADGKQKRNLTPEALEKKIAQTNAKIEKMERDMQTKEDLKTVALGTSKINYLDPRITVAWCKRHEVPIEKIFNKSLLAKFAWAMDVDPDFRF from the exons ATGGCTGTTGAGGCTCCTGCCAAACATGTTTTTGATTTTGACGATGACGATGATGATGGGCCTGTAGTGTTCAAGAGGAATAATACCTTGTCCTCTAAGCAGAACCAGTTAAACTCCGAAGTAAAGAAGGCATCGTCTCAAAGATCTGATGGGCATTCTGGTAGTCTGGCCTCCTATGTACAAGCTTCGAATGGTCAAAGTTCCAATTCTCAGAAGAACAAGGCAATCCCATCTTCTAAGTCACTGCCTGTGAGATCTCCTATTTTGAGCCCAAAAGCATCAACATCATCTGCCAGGACATCACCCGTGAAGTCACCGGTGGCTAATTTTAAGACACCAGCTTCTTTAAATGATCACTCAAAACAAGCCTTGAAGCAGCATAAGTGTAATGTTGTCAAGGAAGAGAAAAGCCCAATTAAAGGTGCCACTGAAACAAACAGTGACGATGATGATGATTTACAACCTTTGAGTGCCCGGCTTAAGGGAATCTCAAACCAAGGTACCAAAGGGGCGAGCACTTCTAGTACTTCCCAATCACATCGATTAGTGCCAAAGACTGAAATAAAGGGATCCACCAAAGATCCAGATGATGAAGCTCCTTTGCCTGTGAGGTTCAACATGAAGTCCAGTGCTGGGACATCAAGTAGTAAGCTGTATGATTCTGATGAGAAGAAACCTCTGGCATCTAACGGCGAGCAGAATGGTTCTACTGTGAAGGGCAAGCAGGAAAAGTCTTCTATGCTGTCAGGTAAGAGGCCTCTTGATAAGGGCAATTCCTTAGATCAGTCTTCTGCTAAAAAGCCAAAGATCTCAGATACATCTACAGCAATGAAATCCAAGCAATTAGCTGTGAAAGCTGAAAAGGCTGacgaagatgatgatgatgatattccAATTTCACAACGAATAAAAAAGTCAACTCCAACAAACAGTAAAACATCGTCTATGAAGCAAAAAGCGGCCAAGGTTGTATCTTCTTCACTTAAAAAGTTAAATAGAAAGTCGAAGAAAGAGTTCAAAAATTCTAAATATATTAAGTCAACAAAAGTGTCGCCTAGTTCTGGTGATGGGCAGAAAAAGTGGAGTACCTTGGTTCATAATGGTGTCATTTTTCCACCCCCATACAAGCTTCATGGGATTAAGTTGCTGTATGATGGACGGCCTATTGATCTAACTCCTGAACAAGAGGAG GTTGCAACGATGTTTGCGGTGATGAAAGATACAGATTACATGAATAAACCACAGTTCAAGAAGAATTTCTGGGAAGATTGGAGTAAATTACTGGGGAAAAACCATACCATTAAGGACTTGGACAAATGTGACTTCACTCCAATATACGAGTGGCATTTGCaggagaaagagaagaagaaacaAATGAGTTCTGAA GAGAAGAAGGCTTTGAAAGAAGAAAAGTTGAAGCAGGAGGAAAAGTATATGTGGGCTATTGTTGATGGTGTCAGAGAGAAG GTAGGAAATTTCAGAGTTGAACCGCCTGGTCTTTTTCGAGGTCGGGGAGAGCATCCAAAG ATGGGAAAGTTGAAAAAACGTATTCGCCCAAGTGACATTACAATTAATATTGGAAAGAATGCCCCAATTCCAGAATGTCCAATCCCTGGTGAAAG TTGGAAAGATATAAAACATGACAATACTGTCACATGGTTAGCTTTCTGGAATGATCCCATTAATCCAAAAGAGTTCAAATATGTATTTTTGGCTGCTAGCAGTTCTTTGAAGGGCCAAAGTGACAAGGAGAAATATGAGAAAGCTAGGATGCTGAAG GAATATATCAGGAACATCAGAGCAGCATATACTAAGGATTTTACGTCTAAAGATGTTACGAAGAGGCAAATAGCAGTTGCTACCTATCTTATTGATAAATTAGCTCTTAGGGCTGGTAATGACAAG GATGATGATGAAGCTGATACTGTTGGTTGCTGCACACTTAAAGTAGGAAATGTGGAGTGTATTCCACCAAATAAATTGAAG TTTGACTTCCTTGGTAAAGACTCGATTCAATATGTGAACACAGTGGAGGTTGAGCTTCCTGTCTACAATGCAATTGGACAGTTTCAAACTG GGAAAAGCAAAAGTGATGATCTTTTTGACAAGCTTGATACAAGTAAACTAAATGCACATTTGAAGGAACTCATGCCAGGGCTTACAGCAAAAGTCTTCCGTACCTACAATGCTTCCATTACATTGGATGAGATG TTAAATAAAGAAACCAAAGATGGGGATGTGGCGGAAAAAGTTGTAATATATCAGCGTGCAAACAAAGAG GTTGCAATCATATGTAATCATCAGCGGAGTATTTCAAAATCTCATAGTGCACAGATGTCAAGGTTGACTGAGAAAATAACAGAGCTCAAG GGTGTTCTAAAGGAGCTAAAAATTGATTTGGACAGGGCTAAGAAAGGAAAGCCCCCATTGAAGGATGCTGACGGGAAGCAGAAGAGAAACTTGACCCCTGAAGC GTTAGAAAAAAAGATAGCTCAAACAAATGCCAAGATTGAGAAGATGGAAAGAGACATGCAAACTAAAGAGGATCTAAAAACTGTGGCATTAGGCACATCCAAAATTAATTACCTTGACCCCAGGATTACAGTTGCATGGTGCAAGCGGCATGAGGTTCCCATCGAGAAG ATATTCAACAAATCACTTTTGGCAAAGTTTGCTTGGGCAATGGATGTAGATCCTGATTTCAGATTCTAA
- the LOC108477919 gene encoding DNA topoisomerase 1 beta-like isoform X2 yields the protein MWAIVDGVREKVGNFRVEPPGLFRGRGEHPKMGKLKKRIRPSDITINIGKNAPIPECPIPGESWKDIKHDNTVTWLAFWNDPINPKEFKYVFLAASSSLKGQSDKEKYEKARMLKEYIRNIRAAYTKDFTSKDVTKRQIAVATYLIDKLALRAGNDKDDDEADTVGCCTLKVGNVECIPPNKLKFDFLGKDSIQYVNTVEVELPVYNAIGQFQTGKSKSDDLFDKLDTSKLNAHLKELMPGLTAKVFRTYNASITLDEMLNKETKDGDVAEKVVIYQRANKEVAIICNHQRSISKSHSAQMSRLTEKITELKGVLKELKIDLDRAKKGKPPLKDADGKQKRNLTPEALEKKIAQTNAKIEKMERDMQTKEDLKTVALGTSKINYLDPRITVAWCKRHEVPIEKIFNKSLLAKFAWAMDVDPDFRF from the exons ATGTGGGCTATTGTTGATGGTGTCAGAGAGAAG GTAGGAAATTTCAGAGTTGAACCGCCTGGTCTTTTTCGAGGTCGGGGAGAGCATCCAAAG ATGGGAAAGTTGAAAAAACGTATTCGCCCAAGTGACATTACAATTAATATTGGAAAGAATGCCCCAATTCCAGAATGTCCAATCCCTGGTGAAAG TTGGAAAGATATAAAACATGACAATACTGTCACATGGTTAGCTTTCTGGAATGATCCCATTAATCCAAAAGAGTTCAAATATGTATTTTTGGCTGCTAGCAGTTCTTTGAAGGGCCAAAGTGACAAGGAGAAATATGAGAAAGCTAGGATGCTGAAG GAATATATCAGGAACATCAGAGCAGCATATACTAAGGATTTTACGTCTAAAGATGTTACGAAGAGGCAAATAGCAGTTGCTACCTATCTTATTGATAAATTAGCTCTTAGGGCTGGTAATGACAAG GATGATGATGAAGCTGATACTGTTGGTTGCTGCACACTTAAAGTAGGAAATGTGGAGTGTATTCCACCAAATAAATTGAAG TTTGACTTCCTTGGTAAAGACTCGATTCAATATGTGAACACAGTGGAGGTTGAGCTTCCTGTCTACAATGCAATTGGACAGTTTCAAACTG GGAAAAGCAAAAGTGATGATCTTTTTGACAAGCTTGATACAAGTAAACTAAATGCACATTTGAAGGAACTCATGCCAGGGCTTACAGCAAAAGTCTTCCGTACCTACAATGCTTCCATTACATTGGATGAGATG TTAAATAAAGAAACCAAAGATGGGGATGTGGCGGAAAAAGTTGTAATATATCAGCGTGCAAACAAAGAG GTTGCAATCATATGTAATCATCAGCGGAGTATTTCAAAATCTCATAGTGCACAGATGTCAAGGTTGACTGAGAAAATAACAGAGCTCAAG GGTGTTCTAAAGGAGCTAAAAATTGATTTGGACAGGGCTAAGAAAGGAAAGCCCCCATTGAAGGATGCTGACGGGAAGCAGAAGAGAAACTTGACCCCTGAAGC GTTAGAAAAAAAGATAGCTCAAACAAATGCCAAGATTGAGAAGATGGAAAGAGACATGCAAACTAAAGAGGATCTAAAAACTGTGGCATTAGGCACATCCAAAATTAATTACCTTGACCCCAGGATTACAGTTGCATGGTGCAAGCGGCATGAGGTTCCCATCGAGAAG ATATTCAACAAATCACTTTTGGCAAAGTTTGCTTGGGCAATGGATGTAGATCCTGATTTCAGATTCTAA
- the LOC108479921 gene encoding F-box protein At5g07610-like, with amino-acid sequence MADNDSANQTSSAEMVESNQDLLTQILLHFPVKSLLKSKCVSKRWLSLISDPQFAAKISHLNVNLGPSGLYYYGSPFGFLNFDTNHNMLKVPSLSFLNVTGIEILQSCNGLLLLLCSFSSDNDSGFTYCVCNPTTKNFVTVPLPNATANRSIAGINLAFDPSKSTHYKVICVLMNNMQYLNLNEIEHLVSPTYQIEIFSSENKAWTDSGGPFEAPYYTDFEHGVFCNGAIHWLSPTDVSLYFDVETESLKTMAMPRIQTGGPSGYWSSQRFPYFGQCTGCLHLIEVDSISKPRFHILEMKPDHSHWCVKYRVDLNNVASEFPEIARRYMDEFPTLALNNVEEIEVQYYAYSILSVVRGEKDEDVEVVMVIPGKIISHNPRLNTSKLLSSWRASNVYDCMQYKWYNVFHYVESLATL; translated from the coding sequence ATGGCTGATAATGATTCAGCAAATCAAACATCTTCAGCTGAGATGGTAGAATCTAACCAAGATCTTTTAACACAGATCCTCTTGCATTTCCCTGTTAAATCTCTTCTCAAGTCCAAATGTGTCTCCAAAAGATGGCTTTCTCTCATTTCTGATCCTCAATTTGCTGCTAAAATCAGCCATTTGAACGTCAACCTTGGTCCCTCTGGTCTCTACTACTACGGCAGCCCTTTTGGCTTCCTTAACTTTGACACAAATCACAACATGCTTAAGGTACCATCTCTGTCATTTCTCAATGTTACAGGCATTGAAATTTTGCAGTCATGCAATGGCTTGCTGTTGCTTCTCTGCAGTTTTAGTTCGGACAATGATTCTGGTTTTACTTACTGTGTTTGTAATCCCACCACCAAGAACTTTGTCACTGTTCCTTTACCTAATGCAACTGCAAACAGGTCCATAGCCGGTATTAATTTAGCTTTTGATCCTTCAAAATCCACCCATTATAAAGTCATCTGTGTCTTGATGAATAACATGCAATACCTAAATCTCAATGAGATTGAACACCTTGTTTCTCCTACATATCAGATTGAGATCTTTTCATCAGAAAATAAAGCTTGGACTGACTCTGGTGGTCCATTCGAAGCACCATATTATACAGACTTCGAGCACGGGGTGTTTTGCAACGGTGCAATCCATTGGCTTAGCCCCACTGATGTTTCCCTTTACTTTGATGTCGAAACTGAAAGCCTGAAAACAATGGCAATGCCAAGGATTCAGACAGGAGGACCATCTGGTTACTGGAGCTCTCAAAGGTTCCCCTATTTTGGACAGTGTACTGGCTGTTTACACCTTATTGAAGTTGACTCCATAAGCAAACCAAGGTTTCATATACTGGAAATGAAGCCTGATCACTCTCACTGGTGTGTTAAATACAGAGTTGATCTCAACAATGTGGCATCTGAGTTCCCAGAGATTGCTAGAAGGTATATGGATGAGTTTCCTACTCTAGCACTGAATaatgtggaggagattgaagttcaGTATTATGCATATTCAATACTAAGTGTTGTGAGAGGGGAAAAAGATGAAGATGTTGAAGTGGTGATGGTGATACCAGGTAAAATCATATCCCACAATCCCAGGCTAAACACTTCCAAGTTATTGTCAAGCTGGAGGGCTAGCAATGTTTATGATTGTATGCAATATAAATGGTACAATGTTTTTCACTACGTAGAAAGCCTTGCTACTCTCTGA
- the LOC108479922 gene encoding grpE protein homolog 2, mitochondrial-like, whose product MLMSRAFSCVSRTVVARSLLLYAPKNLHTPTISTQFHSLVPESHNKLVTIDVSLLHHSSLNFYALQRLHISSFASPKPSEKDHEGDVENNGQEPIKPGGDTNPGEAEVTDQAKESGSESDGELSMADMVKLVQEKEGLLEVKQMEIEQMKDKVVRTLAEMENVMARTRREAENSKKFAIQNFAKGLLDVADNLGRASTHVKGSFAKVDESKDTAGAVPLLKTLLEGVEMTEKQLGEVFRKFGVEKFDPTNEPFDPHRHNAVFQVPDNAKPPGMVAHVLKAGYMLHDRVIRPAEVGVTQALNNDAN is encoded by the exons ATGTTGATGTCTAGGGCATTCTCATGCGTTTCCAGGACGGTCGTTGCACGCTCCTTGCTTCTCTATGCTCCTAAGAACCTTCATACGCCAACCATTTCCACTCAATTTCACTCTCTTGTTCCTGAATCTCATAATAAG TTGGTGACAATTGATGTGTCTCTGCTACATCATTCAAGCCTCAATTTCTATGCACTCCAACGATTACATATCTCTTCATTTGCCTCTCCCAAGCCTTCCGAAAAGGATCATGAGGGTGATGTAGAAAATAATGGTCAAGAGCCTATAAAACCAGGTGGGGATACAAATCCTGGAGAGGCTGAAGTTACTGATCAAGCAAAAGAATCAG GTTCTGAAAGTGATGGTGAACTATCAATGGCCGATATGGTCAAACTTGTCCAGGAGAAAGAAGGACTCTTGGAAGTCAAGCAAATGGAGATTGAACAAATGAAGGACAAAGTTGTTCGCACTCTTGCAGAAATGGAGAATGTTATGGCTAGAACAAGACGTGAAGCTGAGAACTCGAAGAAATTTGCCATACAG AATTTTGCAAAGGGCCTACTAGATGTTGCAGACAATTTAGGAAGGGCTTCTACTCATGTTAAAGGCAGTTTCGCTAAGGTAGATGAGTCCAAAGACACTGCTGGAGCTGTACCTCTTTTAAAAACACTTCTAGAAGGAGTTGAAATGACCGAGAAACAGCTTGGAGAG GTATTTAGGAAGTTTGGAGTGGAAAAATTCGATCCTACAAATGAACCATTTGATCCACACAGGCATAATGCAGTATTCCAAGTACCAGATAATGCTAAGCCTCCTGGCATGGTCGCTCATGTTTTGAAG GCGGGGTACATGCTTCACGATCGGGTAATTCGACCTGCTGAGGTTGGTGTTACTCAAGCACTCAACAATGATGCCAACTGA
- the LOC108478158 gene encoding EH domain-containing protein 1-like, translating into MEIGAPRIGSCSKEHQKIYKEWFDVADSDNDGRVTGNNAINFLSMSNLSRQELKQVWAIADSKRQGYLGFKEFVIAMQLVSLVQDGNELSHDILKGDVDFENVKPPKMEGLDELIQKKKNPSNSSKPDSDGNSPRQASITTQWFSSKPSKRYLSNVTSIQDGLKKLYTRKLKPLEVTYCFNDFVSPLLTNSDFDAKPMVMLLGQYSTGKTTFIKHMLKCSYPGAHIGPEPTTDRFVVVMSGTDERSVPGNTIAVHADMPFTGLNSFGTAFLSKFECSQMPHPLLEHITFVDTPGVLSGEKQRTQRAYDFTGVTAWFAAKCDLILLLFDPHKLDISDEFKRVIYSLRGHDDKIRVVLNKADQVDTQQLMRIYGALMWSLGKVLNTPEVVRVYIGSFNEKPVNEGFTGPIGKALFEKEQEDLLTDLKDIPKKACDRRINEFVKRARAAKIHAYIVGHLKKEMPTFIGKAKTQHRLTDNLEEEFVKVQRDYHLPPGDFPDVENFKEVLRGYSFDRFEKLKPKMIQDVDEMLGYDIPNLLKTLRNPYD; encoded by the exons ATGGAGATCGGAGCCCCTCGGATCGGTTCATGTTCCAAAGAACAccaaaaaatttataaagaatggtTTGACGTAGCTGATTCAG ATAATGATGGCCGCGTTACTGGAAATAATgcaataaattttctttctatgtCAAATTTATCGCGACAAGAGCTCAAGCAG GTGTGGGCGATTGCGGATTCTAAGAGGCAGGGATATCTTGGTTTCAAAGAATTTGTCATTGCTATGCAG CTGGTTTCGCTTGTACAAGATGGCAATGAACTATCACATGATATCTTGAAGGGTGATG TGGACTTTGAGAATGTCAAACCTCCTAAAATGGAGGGTTTGGATGAATTAATTCAG AAGAAGAAAAATCCTTCTAATTCAAGTAAACCTGATAGCGATG GTAATTCTCCAAGACAAGCATCAATTACAACTCAATGGTTTTCGTCAAAACCATCAAAG AGGTACTTGTCCAATGTGACTTCAATCCAAGATGGCTTAAAGAAATTGTACACTCGAAAGTTGAAGCCATTAGAAGTTACATATTGTTTTAATGATTTTGTATCCCCATTGTTG ACGAACAGTGATTTTGATGCCAAGCCAATGGTTATGCTGTTGGGTCAGTATTCCACTGGGAAAACAACCTTCATTAAACACATGCTTAAATGCAGTTATCCAG GAGCTCACATTGGACCTGAACCTACGActgacagatttgttgttgttaTG TCTGGAactgatgaaagaagtgtgccaGGAAATACCATAGCTGTTCATGCTGACATGCCATTCACTGGTCTCAACTCTTTTGGAACTGCATTTTTGTCAAAGTTTGAGTGTTCTCAAATGCCACATCCC CTATTGGAGCACATAACATTTGTAGATACTCCAGGAGTATTGTCAGGAGAAAAACAAAGAACACAAAGAGCCTATGATTTTACAGGTGTAACAGCATGGTTTGCTGCAAAATGTGATCTTATTCTTCTTCTGTTCGATCCTCACAAGCTAGATATAAGTGATGAATTCAAGCGTGTTATTTATTCTTTGCGTGGTCACGACGACAAGATTCGTGTCGTTTTGAACAAAGCCGACCAAGTTGATACCCAACAA TTAATGAGAATTTATGGAGCTTTAATGTGGTCACTGGGGAAAGTCCTTAACACTCCTGAGGTTGTGCGTGTATATATTGG ATCATTCAATGAGAAGCCTGTAAATGAAGGTTTCACAGGTCCGATAGGGAAAGCACTGTTCGAGAAAGAACAAGAAGACCTTCTTACTGACTTGAAAGACATCCCAAAGAAGGCTTGTGATCGACGA ATAAATGAGTTTGTGAAACGTGCTAGAGCTGCGAAGATACATGCTTATATCGTTGGCCATCTTAAGAAGGAAATGCCTACTTTTATAGGGAAAGCTAAGACTCAACATAGACTTACTGATAATTTGGAAGAAGAATTTGTAAAA GTTCAAAGAGATTATCACTTACCTCCAGGGGATTTCCCAGATGTGGAAAATTTTAAGGAGGTACTGAGAGGTTACAGCTTTGACAGATTTGAGAAGCTAAAGCCAAAAATGATACAAGATGTTGATGAAATGTTGGGTTATGACATCCCAAATTTGTTGAAGACATTAAGGAACCcttatgattaa
- the LOC108477051 gene encoding ethylene-responsive transcription factor 3-like: protein MRRGRVSANVAEKPAVENNGSLKEPRYRGVRKRPWGRFAAEIRDPVKKTRVWLGTFDSAEDAARAYDAAARQLRGPKAKTNFPVNSSNIAAFADDGRRLYPVGDFEDPVVNPQRPTRSSMSSTVESFSGPRPAQVPPQKSTDFAAVSTRKYRPRTPPLAPEDCHSDCDSSSSVVDDGVIASSSRRRMLPFDLNFPPLDDADDLQCTALCL from the coding sequence ATGAGGAGAGGCCGAGTTTCCGCCAACGTAGCTGAGAAACCGGCAGTAGAAAACAACGGATCTTTAAAAGAACCAAGATACAGAGGGGTTAGGAAAAGGCCGTGGGGAAGATTCGCGGCCGAGATTAGAGACCCAGTGAAAAAGACTCGAGTTTGGCTAGGCACTTTCGATTCGGCGGAAGACGCCGCTCGAGCCTACGATGCGGCCGCGAGACAACTCCGTGGACCTAAAGCGAAAACAAATTTTCCCGTAAATTCCTCTAATATCGCAGCTTTCGCCGACGACGGCCGCCGGTTATATCCGGTGGGTGATTTTGAAGACCCGGTAGTGAACCCGCAAAGACCGACGAGGAGTAGCATGAGTAGCACGGTGGAATCTTTTAGTGGGCCGAGACCGGCTCAAGTACCGCCACAGAAGTCGACGGATTTCGCGGCGGTTTCGACCAGGAAGTATCGTCCGAGGACGCCGCCTTTGGCGCCGGAGGATTGTCACAGCGACTGCGATTCGTCGTCGTCGGTCGTTGATGATGGGGTTATCGCATCATCTTCACGTCGGAGAATGTTGCCTTTTGATCTCAATTTTCCACCGTTGGATGACGCTGATGATCTCCAGTGTACTGCTTTATGTCTTTGA